Genomic segment of Pochonia chlamydosporia 170 chromosome 1, whole genome shotgun sequence:
CTCCCGCAGCTTCACCGCTACCTGTGGCTCGGTGATTTGAATGCTGAATGTTGATGGTGGACTCATTGAACAAGTTGCGGACGAGTGCTGACTACTTGTGATTTTTTTGCAATACTTAGTGTGATGAAGTCCATCCAAGATGTGGCAACTGTTCCAAGCACGGCGTCATGTGCGATTTCGAGAGCCGCCGCgtgcttgacgagcttgccGCAACATCAACGCCGGCGGCCACCAGTTTGAGCCCTCCAGCATCTACTCCTGCCGTCAGCGCCAGTATTGCCCGGCCATCGCCGTCAGTAGCCTCACCTACTCAGCCGCGAGCAATACCAATTCTCGCACAGGCCCATCCTAACGGAGTGTCTCCTGAACCAGACACGTCGAGACCCGTGGATCGACTGCTGGAGCTACGACTTCTCCATCAGTACACTACCAGCACATGCAAAACTCTGCTCACCAACTCGCCCGCCACAGACGACATCTGGCAAAAGGCCGTGCCCGAGATGGCGTTCAAAGGCAAGACATATCTGGCAGATGCCATGCTCTCCGTGGCAGCGCTCCATCTGCGATCACAGAAGCCCACCGAGAAGGCTCTTGTCCAGGCGTCGCATGCATATTCCGCTTCGACTCTGGCAGCATATGTCGACACCTTGGACAAGGGAATCACAGCAGACAATGCGGAGGCTCTCTTTCTCACGGCGTCTCTCATTGCTTTCCAGGCGACGGCCCAGCGGATTTTCATCAAGGACGACGCGGAAACGAGTGGCAACGACGGTTCCAGTCGATACACGACGCCCATGGCCTGGTTTCATGCGTTCCAGGGAGTCAAGACCGTTGTTGCAACATCGTGGCAATGGATACGTAACAGCAATATCGTTCAAGCCGTCATTGATTCACAGCCCAGTTTCCAACTAGATCTAAACCCACTAGGACCCAATTCCTTCTTCGGCCACCTGTTGGACGGTCTCGACGACGAACTCGCAAATGAGAGCCAGGACAAGATCACTGCCACGAGTCAAGGCTACTTTCACGCCGTTAGTGTCTTGAATTGGGCTCACAAGAATCCTTATCCACCAGCCGCACTGGCATTCCCTGCCACCGTCTCCCGGAGATTTGTCGAAGTCGTCGATGAGAAGCGTCCCAGGTCTCTTGCAATATTAGCTTGCTTCTTTGCGCTCCTCAAACGCATGGATAATGTATGGTGGCTCGAAGATGTGACCCGCCGCGAAGTTATGGGCTTGGTTGGCCTGTTTGAATCCGGTTCGACGTGGTGGAGGCATCTGGAATGGCCGATACGCATTGCTCTCTGGGACGGGGGGGCGATACCACCAGATGTCTGGGGCGTGGATTACGAAAAGGAAGCTGAATCGAGCAAGGGATACGGCGACACCATGGTGAGCCACATTGAACTGTTCTCCAGGCTTACGCGCAATCCACAAcaagcttctgcttcttccatgtcggCGCAGGCTGAGCTAGAGCTCATGGCTGCTCCTCTGGATTGAGGCATTATGCGAGCAAGCCTCAAGGTTTAAGTGACTTTTATTCTTTCAATGTTTAACAGCCCGGCGTATGGTTTCTGTGGGATTCACATTGGTAGGCATCCGACGCAGTCCCTCATCTAAACGGGGAGTGCCGTTAGCACGGCACAGACGGTGGTTTGGGTCCCTTTTTGTATGAGCGTACTGAATTCAaatcacatcaacatccagTTACAACGGTGAAAATAAACGTGACTGTGATATGACTGTATTAAATACACTAGCAACCACACAAGATGTATAGCTACGCGGCCCGGAGGCAGCCAGGACCGCCAATGCGTGAACAGACGCCCAAAACTCCAAACCACCAATGATCAAAAGCAAAAATTCTGTCTTTTTTGTTCCTTTCCCTTACCAACTTTCACCTAACGCTTTATCCTCTtggtggcatcatcatcaatcacaTCTGCAACTTCCCCGTCATCGTTTCTCGACctcttcaacgccttcatcttcctcaactgCAACTCACTCAGATCCTGCCTACCCAAGTGCACCCTGCCAATCTTATCACCCATCGAATCCGTAgtgatgttcttcttgggaCGCTCCTCCAGGCCGCGAGCCTTCTTCATGGCCTCCTTGAGCATAGACTCATCCGCCTCCTTGACACGGCCGACCCTAAAGTCCATCCTGGGTCcaatctcctccacctccacgCGCGGCAGCTTCTGCCCACTACGTTTCGTCTGGATCATGTACGCGCGCAGGTGAATCGCCGGCTTGGCATCCCCATCGCCGGTCGTGTCCTCTGCCGTGACCGAAATAATGTACTGCAGCCCCTCCACGTCAATCTTGTCAGCGGGCTCGCCCTTGAAAaagtcgaggaggaggctcTTTGCCAGCGTAAACTCGTTGGTGACGGGGCTTTCAAATGCCGTCCCCGCAAACACGAGCATGGGCCGCAGGCCAATCGCaaacttcttgttcttgaacTGGGCCATGGTGCGGAACGTCTCCGGGTCAAGGTACAGCTCTAGCATGTCGAGGACTTTGTAGCCGAATGTGCGGATAAAGGTCATTGCGTGGGGGCGCTTCTTCTGGCTGCTTCCAAAGACGAGCAGCGAGGCGTCGTTCTTCTCCGAGAAGAACTCGAGCGATGTGGCATCCTCAAACGGGTGGATGGGGTTCTTCTTGGTGAATTTTTTGGCAAGAGGCAGGTGGAGAGAGTAGAGGTCGTTGAGGGCATCTTGGACGACTTGGGAGCAGGATGTGCCGCggaggaagaggcattgCTTGGGGTTTTCGACGGCTTTGGGCTCGCGCTTCTC
This window contains:
- a CDS encoding C6 zinc finger protein (similar to Metarhizium acridum CQMa 102 XP_007810545.1); this translates as MCDFESRRVLDELAATSTPAATSLSPPASTPAVSASIARPSPSVASPTQPRAIPILAQAHPNGVSPEPDTSRPVDRLLELRLLHQYTTSTCKTLLTNSPATDDIWQKAVPEMAFKGKTYLADAMLSVAALHLRSQKPTEKALVQASHAYSASTLAAYVDTLDKGITADNAEALFLTASLIAFQATAQRIFIKDDAETSGNDGSSRYTTPMAWFHAFQGVKTVVATSWQWIRNSNIVQAVIDSQPSFQLDLNPLGPNSFFGHLLDGLDDELANESQDKITATSQGYFHAVSVLNWAHKNPYPPAALAFPATVSRRFVEVVDEKRPRSLAILACFFALLKRMDNVWWLEDVTRREVMGLVGLFESGSTWWRHLEWPIRIALWDGGAIPPDVWGVDYEKEAESSKGYGDTMVSHIELFSRLTRNPQQASASSMSAQAELELMAAPLD
- a CDS encoding Brix domain-containing protein-like protein (similar to Metarhizium acridum CQMa 102 XP_007810544.1), coding for MLRQVKPRNARSKRALEKREPKAVENPKQCLFLRGTSCSQVVQDALNDLYSLHLPLAKKFTKKNPIHPFEDATSLEFFSEKNDASLLVFGSSQKKRPHAMTFIRTFGYKVLDMLELYLDPETFRTMAQFKNKKFAIGLRPMLVFAGTAFESPVTNEFTLAKSLLLDFFKGEPADKIDVEGLQYIISVTAEDTTGDGDAKPAIHLRAYMIQTKRSGQKLPRVEVEEIGPRMDFRVGRVKEADESMLKEAMKKARGLEERPKKNITTDSMGDKIGRVHLGRQDLSELQLRKMKALKRSRNDDGEVADVIDDDATKRIKR